A genomic stretch from Alosa sapidissima isolate fAloSap1 chromosome 3, fAloSap1.pri, whole genome shotgun sequence includes:
- the dcaf7 gene encoding DDB1- and CUL4-associated factor 7 isoform X1, whose product MAREMSLHGKRKEIYKYEAPWTVYAMNWSVRPDKRFRLALGSFVEEYNNKVQIVGLEEESSEFVCRNTFDHPYPTTKLMWIPDTKGMYPDLLATSGDYLRIWRVSDTETRLECLLNNNKNSDFCAPLTSFDWNEVDPNLLGTSSIDTTCTIWGLETGQVLGRVNLVSGHVKTQLIAHDKEVYDIAFSRAGGGRDMFASVGADGSVRMFDLRHLEHSTIIYEDPQHHPLLRLCWNKQDPNYLATMAMDGMEVVILDVRVPCTPVARLNNHRACVNGIAWAPHSSCHICTAVADDHQALIWDIQQMPRAIEDPILAYTAEGEINNVQWASTQPDWIAICYNNCLEILRV is encoded by the exons ATGGCCAGAGAGATGTCGCTACACGGTAAACGAAAAGAAATTTATAAATACGAGGCGCCATGGACAGTGTACGCTATGAATTGGAGCGTGCGGCCCGACAAGCGGTTCCGTTTGGCACTTGGGAGCTTTGTGGAAGAATACAACAACAAG GTGCAGATTGTGGGTCTGGAAGAGGAGAGTTCAGAGTTTGTTTGCAGGAATACCTTCGATCACCCTTACCCCACCACTAAGCTCATGTGGATTCCAGACACCAAGGGCATGTACCCCGACCTCCTCGCCACCAGTGGGGACTACTTGCGCATCTGGAGG GTCAGTGACACGGAGACACGCCTTGAGTGCCTGTTGAACAACAACAAGAACTCCGACTTCTGTGCGCCACTAACGTCCTTTGACTGGAACGAGGTGGACCCTAATTTACTGG GCACCTCCAGTATCGACACCACCTGTACTATCTGGGGACTGGAGACGGGTCAGGTGTTGGGCCGCGTGAACCTGGTGTCTGGCCATGTGAAGACCCAGCTTATCGCCCACGATAAAGAG GTGTATGACATAGCCTTCAGTCGTGCGGGTGGAGGCAGGGACATGTTTGCGTCGGTCGGCGCGGATGGTTCAGTGCGGATGTTCGACCTGCGGCACCTGGAGCACAGCACCATCATCTATGAGGACCCTCAGCACCACCCGCTGCTGCGCCTCTGCTGGAACAAGCAGGACCCCAACTACCTGGCCACCATGGCCATGGACGGCATGGAG GTGGTGATTCTGGACGTGCGTGTGCCCTGCACGCCGGTCGCTCGGCTCAATAACCACCGCGCGTGCGTCAACGGCATCGCCTGGGCACCTCACTCCTCCTGTCACATCTGCACAGCAG TAGCGGACGATCACCAGGCGCTCATCTGGGACATCCAGCAGATGCCACGAGCCATCGAGGACCCCATCCTGGCCTACACGGCCGAGGGCGAGATCAACAATGTGCAGTGGGCTTCCACCCAGCCCGACTGGATCGCCATCTGCTACAACAACTGCCTGGAGATCCTGCGTGTGTAA
- the kcnh6a gene encoding potassium voltage-gated channel subfamily H member 6a isoform X3: MVAVGGICRERRFLPRGRQAGVLASLKTWLCCWGPRRDSVENLDMEALIVLPVLSLGADVLPEYKLQAPRIHKWTILHYSPFKAVWDWLILLLVLYTAVFTPYSAAFLLNEQEEKRRRTCGYTCNPLNVVDLVVDVMFVVDIIINFRTTYVNRNDEVVSQPARIARHYLKGWFLIDIVAAMPFDLLIFRSSPDEPQTTTLIGLLKTARLLRLVRVARKLDRYSEYGAAVLFLLMCTFALIAHWLACIWYAIGNVERTSSARMGTMKIGWLDSLAEQIGKDYNDSDALSGPSIKDKYVTALYFTFSSLTSVGFGNVSPNTNPEKIFSICVMLIGSLMYASIFGNVSAIIQRLYSGTARYHTQMLRVKEFIRFHQIPSGLRQRLEEYFQHAWSYTNGIDMNAVLKGFPECLQADICLHLNRSLLQNCKAFRGASKGCLRALAMRFKTTHAPPGDTLVHNGDVLSALYFISRGSIEILRDDMVVAILGKNDIFGEPISLYGRPGKSNADVRALTYCDLHKILRDDLLEVLDMYPDFSDTFWTNLEITFNLRDVDRIMQPTPSEESDCGYHRPRRRRNSLHRRNRPDGMDRDDAYPDQSCAAVGNHRGALSRSHWDELGSSGSAASLSSEEDVKVLGAGRAELYPTPAGNAEARDYQPAVVNLLPPNSTAQSMGTHPYMAPPLNVSGLYNYWPDRRPSQFSESQQRRSSSVRAAYGPHVCPEERPSELQARLELLQSQLNRLETRMTADINVILQLLQRQMAPVPPAYSVVSAPPPSNLYTPSGAQVLHTVNPPVPPPIQINDLVKSPELENFQHRSSDSLSSGIHLTVASDDTMSMSPEMEKQPALPVSSAQPLDQVRPQPTAQPQGKGQGAEDPSQSPQLSGLLCGSLRFPSLPDSLEAPSSPTEIQRHVSDPVLPAS; this comes from the exons ATGGTGGCGGTGGGAGGGATTTGTAGGGAGCGGCGGTTCCTCCCGCGCGGCCGACAGGCTGGCGTGCTGGCCTCCCTGAAGACCTGGCTGTGCTGCTGGGGCCCCCGCCGCGACAGCGTGGAGAACCTGGACATGGAGGCGCTCATCGTACTGCCG GTCCTGTCTCTGGGGGCGGACGTGCTTCCTGAGTACAAGCTGCAGGCGCCGCGCATCCACAAGTGGACCATCCTGCACTACAGCCCCTTCAAGGCGGTGTGGGACTGGCTCATCCTGCTGCTGGTGCTCTACACAGCTGTCTTCACACCCTACTCGGCCGCCTTCCTGCTCAACGAGCAGGAGGAGAAGCGCCGGCGCACCTGCGGCTACACCTGCAACCCGCTCAACGTGGTGGACCTGGTGGTGGACGTCATGTTTGTGGTGGACATCATCATCAACTTCCGCACCACCTACGTCAACCGCAACGACGAGGTGGTGAGCCAGCCGGCACGCATCGCCCGCCACTACCTCAAGGGCTGGTTCCTCATCGACATCGTGGCCGCCATGCCCTTTGACCTGCTCATCTTCCGCTCCAGTCCAGATGAG CCTCAGACCACCACCCTGATCGGCCTGCTGAAGACGGCCCGGTTGCTGCGGCTGGTGCGCGTGGCCCGTAAGCTTGACCGCTACTCGGAGTACGGTGCCGCCGTGCTCTTCCTGCTCATGTGCACGTTCGCACTCATCGCCCACTGGCTGGCCTGCATCTGGTACGCCATCGGCAACGTGGAGCGCACCAGCTCGGCGCGCATGGGCACCATGAAGATCGGCTGGCTGGACTCGCTGGCTGAGCAGATCGGCAAGGACTACAACGACAGTGACGCCTTGTCGGGGCCGTCCATCAAGGACAAGTACGTGACGGCGCTCTACTTCACCTTCAGCAGCCTGACCAGCGTGGGCTTCGGCAACGTCTCGCCCAACACCAACCCCGAGAAGATCTTCTCCATCTGCGTCATGCTCATTGGAT CTCTGATGTACGCCAGCATCTTTGGGAACGTGTCGGCGATCATCCAGCGGCTGTACTCGGGCACGGCACGCTACCACACCCAGATGCTGCGGGTCAAAGAGTTCATCCGCTTCCACCAGATCCCCAGCGGCCTCCGGCAGAGGCTGGAGGAGTACTTCCAGCACGCCTGGTCCTACACCAACGGCATCGATATGAATGCA GTGTTGAAGGGCTTTCCGGAGTGTCTGCAAGCGGACATTTGCCTGCACCTGAACCGCTCGCTGCTACAGAACTGTAAGGCCTTCCGCGGTGCCAGCAAGGGCTGCCTACGTGCGTTGGCCATGCGCTTCAAgaccacacacgcaccacctggCGACACGCTGGTCCACAACGGCGATGTCCTCAGCGCCCTCTACTTCATCTCGCGCGGCTCCATCGAGATCCTGCGCGATGATATGGTGGTGGCCATCTTAG GTAAGAATGACATCTTTGGGGAGCCCATCAGTCTGTACGGGCGGCCAGGGAAGTCCAACGCAGACGTGCGCGCACTGACCTACTGCGACCTGCACAAGATCCTGCGTGATGACCTACTGGAGGTGCTGGACATGTACCCCGACTTCTCTGACACCTTCTGGACCAACCTAGAGATCACCTTCAACCTCAGAGAT GTAGACAGAATCATGCAGCCAACCCCCAGCGAGGAGTCCGACTGTGGCTACCACCGACCCAGACGCCGGAGAAACTCTCTGCACCGACGCAATCGACCTG ATGGAATGGACAGGGACGACGCATACCCTGACCAGTCCTGTGCGGCGGTAGGGAACCACCGGGGGGCGCTGTCGCGTTCCCACTGGGACGAGCTGGGCAGCAGTGGCAGCGCGGCGTCGCTCTCCAGCGAGGAGGACGTGAAGGTGCTGGGCGCCGGCCGCGCTGAGCTATACCCCACCCCCGCTGGCAACGCCGAGGCCCGCGACTACCAGCCCGCCGTTGTCAACCTGCTGCCCCCCAACAGCACCGCCCAGAGCATGGGTACGCACCCTTATATGG CGCCCCCTCTGAACGTGTCGGGGCTGTACAACTACTGGCCGGACCGGCGGCCCAGTCAGTTCTCGGAGAGCCAGCAGCGGCGCTCGTCCTCGGTGAGAGCGGCCTACGGCCCGCATGTCTGCCCCGAGGAGAGGCCCAGCGAGCTGCAGGCCCGACTCGAGCTGCTGCAGTCCCAGCTCAACAG GCTGGAGACGCGGATGACGGCAGACATCAACGTGATCCTGCAGCTGCTCCAGAGGCAGATGGCGCCCGTGCCGCCGGCCTACAGCGTCGTGTCAGCGCCGCCCCCCTCCAACCTCTACACCCCCAGCGGCGCACAGGTGCTGCACACCGTCAACCCCCCCGTCCCCCCACCCATCCAGATCAACGACCTGGTCAAG AGCCCTGAGTTAGAAAACTTCCAGCACAGGTCATCAGACTCACTGTCCAGTGGCATCCACCTGACCGTGGCCTCAGACGACACCATGTCCATGTCTCCGGAGATGGAGAAGCAGCCCGCTCTCCCTGTGTCCTCGGCCCAGCCACTGGACCAGGTCAGGCCCCAGCCCACAGCCCAGCCTCAGGGCAAGGGCCAGGGTGCGGAGGACCCCTCCCAGTCCCCCCAGCTCTCTGGACTGCTGTGCGGCAGCCTGcgcttcccctccctccccgaCAGCCTGGAGGCTCCCAGCAGCCCCACCGAGATCCAGCGGCACGTGTCCGACCCTGTCCTGCCCGCCAGctag
- the dcaf7 gene encoding DDB1- and CUL4-associated factor 7 isoform X2: MAREMSLHGKRKEIYKYEAPWTVYAMNWSVRPDKRFRLALGSFVEEYNNKVQIVGLEEESSEFVCRNTFDHPYPTTKLMWIPDTKGMYPDLLATSGDYLRIWRVSDTETRLECLLNNNKNSDFCAPLTSFDWNEVDPNLLGTSSIDTTCTIWGLETGQVLGRVNLVSGHVKTQLIAHDKEVYDIAFSRAGGGRDMFASVGADGSVRMFDLRHLEHSTIIYEDPQHHPLLRLCWNKQDPNYLATMAMDGMEVVILDVRVPCTPVARLNNHRACVNGIAWAPHSSCHICTAADDHQALIWDIQQMPRAIEDPILAYTAEGEINNVQWASTQPDWIAICYNNCLEILRV; this comes from the exons ATGGCCAGAGAGATGTCGCTACACGGTAAACGAAAAGAAATTTATAAATACGAGGCGCCATGGACAGTGTACGCTATGAATTGGAGCGTGCGGCCCGACAAGCGGTTCCGTTTGGCACTTGGGAGCTTTGTGGAAGAATACAACAACAAG GTGCAGATTGTGGGTCTGGAAGAGGAGAGTTCAGAGTTTGTTTGCAGGAATACCTTCGATCACCCTTACCCCACCACTAAGCTCATGTGGATTCCAGACACCAAGGGCATGTACCCCGACCTCCTCGCCACCAGTGGGGACTACTTGCGCATCTGGAGG GTCAGTGACACGGAGACACGCCTTGAGTGCCTGTTGAACAACAACAAGAACTCCGACTTCTGTGCGCCACTAACGTCCTTTGACTGGAACGAGGTGGACCCTAATTTACTGG GCACCTCCAGTATCGACACCACCTGTACTATCTGGGGACTGGAGACGGGTCAGGTGTTGGGCCGCGTGAACCTGGTGTCTGGCCATGTGAAGACCCAGCTTATCGCCCACGATAAAGAG GTGTATGACATAGCCTTCAGTCGTGCGGGTGGAGGCAGGGACATGTTTGCGTCGGTCGGCGCGGATGGTTCAGTGCGGATGTTCGACCTGCGGCACCTGGAGCACAGCACCATCATCTATGAGGACCCTCAGCACCACCCGCTGCTGCGCCTCTGCTGGAACAAGCAGGACCCCAACTACCTGGCCACCATGGCCATGGACGGCATGGAG GTGGTGATTCTGGACGTGCGTGTGCCCTGCACGCCGGTCGCTCGGCTCAATAACCACCGCGCGTGCGTCAACGGCATCGCCTGGGCACCTCACTCCTCCTGTCACATCTGCACAGCAG CGGACGATCACCAGGCGCTCATCTGGGACATCCAGCAGATGCCACGAGCCATCGAGGACCCCATCCTGGCCTACACGGCCGAGGGCGAGATCAACAATGTGCAGTGGGCTTCCACCCAGCCCGACTGGATCGCCATCTGCTACAACAACTGCCTGGAGATCCTGCGTGTGTAA
- the ccdc47 gene encoding PAT complex subunit CCDC47, which translates to MKSALLLVVPVLLLLALPAIRGRYNDDFDDSEDLAEFDDNDFAEFEDVSEDQGTEAETAPPPPRAAPSAPVDEEDDDEATVETEDGQDEFYDGDTQDQEYSKYDTDEFEGYDTKANPSFKDNTLILREVPAHLQNSWESYYMEILMVTGLLAYIMNYIIGKNKNSRLAHTWFNSHRELLENNFALVGDDGTSKEATSTGKLNQENEHIYNLWCSGRVCCEGMLIQLKFLKRQDLLNVLARMMRPACDQVQIKVTLNDEDMDTFVYALGTKKAMARMQKEMQDLSEFCSDKPKSGAKYGLPDSLAILSEMGEVTDGLMDSKMVHYITNHADKIESIHFSDQFSGPKVMQEEGQPLKLPETKKTLLFTFNVPGMGNTSPKDMDSMLPLTNMVIYSIDKIKKLRLNREGKQKADRNRARVEENFLKQTHAQRQEAAQTRREEKKRAEKERIMNEEDPERQRRMEEASQRREQKKMEKKQMKMKQIKVKAM; encoded by the exons ATGAAGAGTGCGCTGCTGCTCGTGGTGCCTGTGCTCCTGCTGCTGGCCCTCCCGGCTATCAGGGGCCGCTACAACGACGACTTTGATGACAGTGAGGACCTGGCCGAGTTTGACGACAACGACTTCGCTGAGTTTGAGGATGTGAGCGAGGACCAGGGCACAGAGGCTGAGACAGCCCCTCCCCCGCCTCGGGCAGCGCCTTCAGCACCTGTCGACGAAGAGGACGATGATGAGGCCACCGTGGAAACAGAGGATGGTCAGGATGAGTTCTATGATGGGGACACGcag GATCAGGAGTACAGCAAGTACGACACTGATGAGTTTGAGGGTTACGACACCAAGGCGAACCCCTCTTTCAAGGACAACACCCTCATCTTGCGAGAG GTCCCAGCCCACCTGCAGAACAGCTGGGAGAGCTACTACATGGAGATCCTGATGGTGACCGGCCTGCTGGCTTACATCATGAACTACATCATCGGCAAGAACAAGAACAGCCGCCTGGCGCACACCTGGTTTAACTCGCACCGTGAGCTGCTTGAGAATAATTTTGCCCTCGTAG GTGATGACGGCACCAGTAAGGAGGCCACCAGCACAGGGAAGCTCAACCAGGAGAATGAGCACATCTACAACCTCTGGTGCTCTGGCCGTGTGTGCTGCGAAGGCATGCTCATCCagctcaag TTCCTGAAGAGGCAGGACCTGCTGAACGTTCTGGCCAGAATGATGAGACCAGCCTGTGACCAAGTG caaaTCAAAGTTACACTGAATGATGAGGATATGGACACATTTGTCTATGCCCTGGGCACCAAGAAGGCCATGGCTCGCATGCAGAAGGAGATGCAGGACCTG AGCGAGTTCTGCAGCGACAAGCCCAAGTCGGGGGCGAAGTACGGCCTCCCTGACTCTCTGGCCATCCTCTCAGAGATGGGCGAAGTCACGGACGGCCTGATGGACAGCAAG ATGGTACATTACATCACTAACCATGCTGACAAGATCGAGTCCATCCATTTCTCGGACCAATTCTCTGGTCCAAAAGTTATGCAAGA GGAGGGCCAGCCCTTAAAGCTGCCTGAGACTAAGAAGACGCTGCTGTTTACATTTAATG tgcctgGGATGGGTAACACATCTCCCAAAGACATGGACTCAATGCTGCCTCTGACAAACATGGTGATCTACAGCATTGATAAGATCAAGAAACTCCGCCTAAACAGAGAG GGGAAGCAGAAAGCCGACAGGAACCGTGCACGCGTGGAGGAGAACTTCCTGAAGCAGACTCACGCCCAGAGGCAGGAGGCTGCTCAGACACGACGTGAGGAAAAGAAACGGGCTGAGAAAGAGCGGATCATGAACGAGGAGGATCCCGAGAGACAGCGCcgcatggag GAGGCTTCTCAGCGCCGTGAGCAAAAGAAGATGGAGAAGAAGCAGATGAAGATGAAGCAGATCAAAGTGAAAGCCATGTGA